CGCACGATCGACGCGCCGGTGGAACGCGTGCGTGAGCTGGTCGCGGACTACGCCGAGACGCGGCCGAAGCTGCTCACCGAGCACTACCGCGACTACCAGGTCAGCGAGGGCGGCGTGGGAGCCGGGACGAAGGCCAGCTGGAAGCTGCAGGCCACGTCCAAGCGCGTGCGCGACGTCGCGGCCACGGTGACCGAACCGTCGCCGGGCACCTTCGTCGAGACCGACGCGAACTCCAGCATGGTCACCACCTGGACCGTCACCGCCTCCGGCGAGCGTTCGCTGGTCCGCATCCAGACCAGCTGGGACGGCGCCGGCGGCATCGGCGGCTTCTTCGAGAAGACCTTCGCGCCGGCCGGGCTGAAGAAGATCTACGACGGCGTGCTCGGCAAGCTCGCGGAGATCGTGTAGCGCTGGCCACAGCTCCGGGGACAATCGGAATGCGCGCCCCGGTTTCTCCGTTGGCCGGGGTAGACGGGGCGCGCGCCCCGCTTCAGTCCGGCTTGAACGAAACGGAGTTCGACGGTGAACGCACCCGCAACGCCCGCCAAGGCGACCGAGATCCGGCTCGCGGCCCGTCCGCACGGCGTCCCGACCATGGACAATTTCGACATCGTCGAGACCGAGGTGCCGAAGCCGGGTCCCGGCCAGATCCTGGTGCGCAACCTGGTGATGAGCGTCGACCCGGCGATGCGCGGCCGGATGAACGACGTGAAGTCCTACTCGCCGCCGTTCGTGGTGGGCGAGGCCATGCAGGGCGGCGCGGTCGGCGAGGTCGTCGAGTCCACTGTGGACGACTTCGCGGTCGGTGACCACGTGCTGCACCAGGCGGGCTGGCGCACGCACGCGGTGCTCGACGCCAAGCGAGCGGTCAAAGTGGACGATTCCGTCGCGCCGCTGTCGACCTACCTCGGCGTGCTCGGGATGCCGGGCCTCACCGCGTACGCCGGGCTGCTGGTGAGCGCGGAATTCAAGCCGGGCGACACGGTTTTCGTCTCCGGCGCGGCCGGTGCGGTCGGCTCGCTCGTCGGGCAGCTGGCGCGGCTCAAGGGCGCCAAGCGCGTGATCGGCAGCGCGGGTTCGGCGGAGAAGGTCCGCTACCTCACCGAGGAACTCGGCTTCGACGCCGCCTTCAACTACAAGGACGGACCGGTCGCCGAGCAGCTCGCCGCGGCCGCGCCCGAGGGCATCGACGTCTACTTCGACAACGTCGGCGGCGAGCACCTGGAAGCCGCGATCGCGTCGATGAACCTGCACGGCCGGATCGCGATCTGCGGCATGATCTCGCAGTACAACGCCACCGAGCCGACGCCGGCCCCGCGCAACCTGGTGCAGCTCATCGCGAAGCGGATCACCATGCGCGGCCTGCTCGTGCTGGACCACTGGCACCTGATGCAGGAGTTCGTGGCCGAGGTCGCGCCGCTCGTCGCGTCCGGCGAGATCAAGTACTCCGAGACCTTTGTGGACGGCATCCGCAACGCGCCGGACGCCTTCCTCGGCCTGCTCAGCGGGGCCAACACCGGAAAGATGCTGGTGCGCCTCAGTTCCTGACGATCGCCTCGGCCAATTCGGGCAGCGTCGCCGCGGTGTAGGTCGCGGCGGGAAGGCCGGGCAGCGGATGGACTCCGGGACGCGCGAGCAGCGCGGTCCGGAGTCCCGCGGCTTGTGCCCCGGCGATGTCCCAGCCGTGCGCGGCGATCATCACCGCCTGGCCGGGTTCGACGCCGAAGGCACGCAGCACCTGGAGGTACGGCTCCGGCGCGGGCTTGAGCCTGCTGACCTGCTGCGCGGAGAAGATCCGGTCGAATTTCGTTGCCAGGCCAGCGTTTTGCAGCTGCGCCTCGGCGGTCGCGAGCGGCGAGTTCGTGAGGGCGACGACCTGGTGCCCGGCTTGGCGCAAGCGGTCCAGGCCGGGCACGACGTCGGCGTGTGCGGGCAGCGCCCGCAGGCCGTCGCCGACCTTCGCCAGTTCGATGTCGGTCAGTTCATGGCCGTGCCGCGCGCACACGGCGGCCGCGGCTTCCCCGGCGATCTGCGCGAAATCGCGGTACTGGCCGGCCGCGGTCACCGTGAGCACGGTGTGGATCGCGAGCGTGAACCATTCCTGCCGCGCGTGCGGGTCTCCGGTGAATTTGGCGAACAGCGGGTCGAGCACCTTCAGGTCGAGCAGCGTCTCGTTGACATCGAACACGCACAGCATCGCGCCTCCTGCCGGTGAACCGCTCGAAGACCAGGGTCCTCCGTCGGGCGCGGGCTAGGCAAGCGCGGTGATCAATTCGGCGAGAACTCCCTGCCAATGGCGGCGCTGCTGCTCCCGTTCGGCGGCGTCGGCCAGCCGTTCCTGGTGAATGCGCAGCATCGCTTTGTCCGCGCCGCTCGCGCGGACCGCAAGCTGCAGCGTCGTCTCGTGCGACCAGCTGGCGGGCTGCCAGGTGAGCCGGATCCGGTCCAGTTCGCGGAAACTGCGCGTCTCGCCGCGGATTCCGTCGGCGGTCTCGTAGCCGACGCCAGGTTCGGGCTGGACGGTCACCCCCTCGCCGAGCCAGATCGCCACGCCTTCCGCAGACGTGATGAAGTCCCACACCTCTTCGGCGGAGCGGCCGACCGTCTTCGACACCCCGATCTGCCAGCCCGCGTCCTTGGTCTTCCCGACGGTCACCGGGCCACCGCCGCGATCGCGCTGACCTCGACGAGCGCGCCCGGCACGGCGAGCCCAGCCACGCGCTGCGCGGTCACCGGCGGCGTCGCGCCCGCCAGGCCCGCGGCGGCGACCGGGTAGGCCTGGGCCAGGTCGACGTCCTCGACCAGCAGGATGTTCAGCATCACCACATCCTGGACGGTCGCGCCCGCGGCGGCCAGTGCCGTTTTCAGGTTGGCCATCACGCGCTCGACCTGCGCGGCGACGTCAGTTCCGCCGACGAGCTTCCCGCTCGCGTCGACGGCGTTCTGGCCGCCGACGTAGACCGTGGTCGCGCCCGGCGGGACCACGGCGACGTGGGTGAAGGCGGGGGACTGGACGAGCCCTTCGGGGCGGAGCAGTTGAGTCATGAACCAAGGATGACCGGATACCCAGTCGGATACTGTCCTAGTTTTGCGCGAGAATCGAAATCATGACCACCACGAGCCGTCGCCTGGAGACGCTGGCCCTGCTGCAGGCGCGCCCGGGCATCTCGGCCACCGACCTCGCGGCCCGGCTCGGCGTCACCGAGCGCACCACGCGGCGCGACATCGCTCAGCTGCGCGAACTCGGCTATCGCATCGACGGCGAACCGGGCCGGGTCGGCGGCTACCGGCTCGCGCACGGGACCGCGATGCCACCGCTGCTGCTGGACGCCGACGAAGTCGCCGCGGTCTCGCTCGGCCTGCAGACCGCGGTGGCGGTCGACGGCCTGGAAACCGCCACGGTGACCGCGCTGGCCAAGCTGACCCAGGTGGTACCGACGCGCTGGCAGGCTCGGCTTGCCGCGCTCGCGAGCGTGGAATCGTTGCCGGGCAAGCCTTTCCGGCAGGCCGCCCGGGACATCCTGGTGCCGCTCGCGTTGGCTTGCCGGGCTGGTGAAGCGGTCCGGATCCGACATCGAGCCTTGGACGCTCCGTCCGCGAAACCCTTGGATGTGCAGCCTTATCGGCTCGTCACGGTGCGACGGCAGTGGTACCTCGTGGCGTGCCCGCGCGGTGCCGCGGACTGGAAAACCTTTGCGGTGGACCGGATCGAGGCGGTCCAGCCGTTGGGGAGCAAGTTGCCCGCGCCGGAACCACCGTCCACTGTGGCCGATCTGATCACGGATGCGAGGTGGCGGTATCGCGTCCGGGGCCAGGTGCACACCTCGGCCGACCTGGTCCGGGAACTCGTCGACCCGAGTGTGGCCACGGTGGTCGGGGACGGCGACGAATGCGAACTCCGGTTCGGCACCGACGACCTCGACTGGGCCGCGCGTTGGCTGGCTTACCTGGACGTGGACTTCGACGTCCTCGAACCGTCCGCGCTCGCCGATCGGTTGCACGCCTTCGGTTCCTGGCTGGCGGCCCGCTACGTCACCACTCCGCCGGGCTGATCGCCGGATTGCTCGCGCGATAAGCCTCGATCACGATCCGCGCCGCGCGCCGCGACTTCGCGACGACCTGCTCCGTCGGATAGCCGAGCCATTGGTAGACGCCGTTGAGGTAGAAATCGCCGTAGCCGTACGCCTGGGTGTGGAGCTGTTCCATCAGCTCCAGCGCGATCGCCGGGTCCGGCGCGATCGCGAGGCAGCGCAGCAGCGACGCGTCGACCAGTTCGCGGCGGGCATCGTGCAGTTCGACGTACTGCACGTCAGCCAGCTCCGAGGCGAAGAAGACGTGCAGGCCGATCCGGGTGTCGATCAGGTACCGGGTGTGCGCGGCGGCGACGGCGGCCAGCGCGGCGCCTTCGTCCGTCTCGGCGGCGGCTGCCTCCTCGGCGAGTTCGCGCAACTGGCGCGCCGCGACCGTGCCCACTGCGGCCAGCAACGCCGCGCGGTCCGGGAAATGCCGGTACGGCGCGGCGGTGGAAACCTTCGCCCGCCGGGCGGCTTCGGCGACCGAGAAGCCCTTGATCCCGTTCTCCGCGATCAGATCGAGCGAGACGCGCACGAGCTCGGCGCGCAGATTGCGATGGTGGTACTGCGCCGCCATGTCGTGCGTCACACCCGATCGTGCTCGTGTCGAGGAATAAGGCGAGGCCTACGGTAGTCGATGTAAGAGGGTTCTTACATCGACTTTGTCCCGGACCGGCCGGGACACCCAGGAGGCCTTCATGACCACGACCACCTCCGCCATTGCCGCCGCGACGCCGGGCGGACCGCTCGCGCCGACGACGATCGAGCGCCGCGACCTGCGGCCGGACGACGTGCTGATCGACATCGCGTA
The nucleotide sequence above comes from Amycolatopsis sp. AA4. Encoded proteins:
- a CDS encoding SRPBCC family protein; its protein translation is MGKVTATAERTIDAPVERVRELVADYAETRPKLLTEHYRDYQVSEGGVGAGTKASWKLQATSKRVRDVAATVTEPSPGTFVETDANSSMVTTWTVTASGERSLVRIQTSWDGAGGIGGFFEKTFAPAGLKKIYDGVLGKLAEIV
- a CDS encoding NADP-dependent oxidoreductase, whose amino-acid sequence is MNAPATPAKATEIRLAARPHGVPTMDNFDIVETEVPKPGPGQILVRNLVMSVDPAMRGRMNDVKSYSPPFVVGEAMQGGAVGEVVESTVDDFAVGDHVLHQAGWRTHAVLDAKRAVKVDDSVAPLSTYLGVLGMPGLTAYAGLLVSAEFKPGDTVFVSGAAGAVGSLVGQLARLKGAKRVIGSAGSAEKVRYLTEELGFDAAFNYKDGPVAEQLAAAAPEGIDVYFDNVGGEHLEAAIASMNLHGRIAICGMISQYNATEPTPAPRNLVQLIAKRITMRGLLVLDHWHLMQEFVAEVAPLVASGEIKYSETFVDGIRNAPDAFLGLLSGANTGKMLVRLSS
- a CDS encoding haloacid dehalogenase type II produces the protein MLCVFDVNETLLDLKVLDPLFAKFTGDPHARQEWFTLAIHTVLTVTAAGQYRDFAQIAGEAAAAVCARHGHELTDIELAKVGDGLRALPAHADVVPGLDRLRQAGHQVVALTNSPLATAEAQLQNAGLATKFDRIFSAQQVSRLKPAPEPYLQVLRAFGVEPGQAVMIAAHGWDIAGAQAAGLRTALLARPGVHPLPGLPAATYTAATLPELAEAIVRN
- a CDS encoding SRPBCC domain-containing protein, coding for MTVGKTKDAGWQIGVSKTVGRSAEEVWDFITSAEGVAIWLGEGVTVQPEPGVGYETADGIRGETRSFRELDRIRLTWQPASWSHETTLQLAVRASGADKAMLRIHQERLADAAEREQQRRHWQGVLAELITALA
- a CDS encoding RidA family protein — translated: MTQLLRPEGLVQSPAFTHVAVVPPGATTVYVGGQNAVDASGKLVGGTDVAAQVERVMANLKTALAAAGATVQDVVMLNILLVEDVDLAQAYPVAAAGLAGATPPVTAQRVAGLAVPGALVEVSAIAAVAR
- a CDS encoding YafY family protein, translating into MTTTSRRLETLALLQARPGISATDLAARLGVTERTTRRDIAQLRELGYRIDGEPGRVGGYRLAHGTAMPPLLLDADEVAAVSLGLQTAVAVDGLETATVTALAKLTQVVPTRWQARLAALASVESLPGKPFRQAARDILVPLALACRAGEAVRIRHRALDAPSAKPLDVQPYRLVTVRRQWYLVACPRGAADWKTFAVDRIEAVQPLGSKLPAPEPPSTVADLITDARWRYRVRGQVHTSADLVRELVDPSVATVVGDGDECELRFGTDDLDWAARWLAYLDVDFDVLEPSALADRLHAFGSWLAARYVTTPPG
- a CDS encoding TetR/AcrR family transcriptional regulator, producing the protein MAAQYHHRNLRAELVRVSLDLIAENGIKGFSVAEAARRAKVSTAAPYRHFPDRAALLAAVGTVAARQLRELAEEAAAAETDEGAALAAVAAAHTRYLIDTRIGLHVFFASELADVQYVELHDARRELVDASLLRCLAIAPDPAIALELMEQLHTQAYGYGDFYLNGVYQWLGYPTEQVVAKSRRAARIVIEAYRASNPAISPAEW